The Candidatus Bathyarchaeota archaeon genome contains a region encoding:
- a CDS encoding DUF3194 domain-containing protein, producing MNEKSDIPELTAEQVEKLCEVAEEAARRHILSKVPMRRISDFDITVEVEGLKPLNVTVDVNLELSPLMRNYDAEKLVEEAVQKAFNAVDNYLRELSCKSKE from the coding sequence TTGAATGAAAAAAGCGACATACCAGAGCTTACTGCAGAACAAGTTGAAAAACTATGCGAAGTGGCAGAGGAAGCCGCAAGGAGGCATATTCTATCAAAGGTTCCGATGAGAAGAATCTCAGACTTCGACATAACAGTTGAAGTTGAAGGCTTAAAACCGCTAAACGTAACTGTTGACGTAAACCTAGAACTCTCTCCTTTAATGCGAAATTACGATGCTGAAAAGCTCGTGGAGGAAGCCGTGCAGAAGGCTTTCAATGCAGTGGACAACTATCTGAGGGAGTTATCTTGCAAATCAAAAGAATAA